TTGCAAAATCATACAGTGATTGGATCGAGCTAATGGAGAGGGAACATGTCTGTGATCAAAATTATCTGCTTGTTAAGGCATTGAAAATTTTATCTAATAAAAATAATTTAAAGCAAGTACAGTATCGCAATGTGTTAATTGATGAGTTTCAAGATACTGATGCTATTCAAATGCAGATTTTTGAACTTTTACGGGACATATCTGACACATTCACTGTTGTAGGCGATGAAGACCAAAGTATTTATTCATTTAGAGCAGCCAGTCCTCAATTTTTCAATGATTATTCAAGAAGTGATGAATTTGAAAATAAGATTCTCGTAAACAACTACCGTTCTACCTCTGATATTGTCGAGTTTAATGAGAAGTATATAACTGAAAAGCGTGTAAGTCCAAAGAGCTTGAAAACGGATAATAAATCTAAAATGCCTGTTTACATGCTTGAAAATACTCGCGATGAAGAGGAATATAAAGGAATAGCATATATTATTAAAAACTTAAAAAGTTCAGGTAAGATATCTAAATATAGTGATGTTTGTGTTCTTTTTAGAAGCCATAAAGATAAAAAAGATATTTTGGAAGAATTTGAAAAAGAGAAAATTCCATATTATCTTAAAGGAATTAATGATTTAATTTACCAGGATGAGGTAAAAGCGATTCTAGCTTTATTTTGGTATATGCTACCATTCAATCCAACTCGTATTGCTTATTATGGTGATGGAGGGCAATGGATTAACTTATCATCATTTACAGATAAATATTATGATTCGTCAAAGATATTTAAACTATCTAATAAGACCCAGGAAATTTTAAATGACATTGAGTTAAAATACCATGCCAATGTGGTTAATTTTAAAAATAACTTTAAACCATTGGTTTCATCATCAAAATCAGTTTCAATAATGGATGTTGTTCGTGATTATTCAGATGAGGATTTGGAGGAAATATTTAAAAAAGTTGGTGGAGTTGCTGATTTAAGCAGTTGTTCTCGCGAGGAACTAAAAGCTATTGGAATTGATGATGAACATGATTTGGATTTTTTTGTTTCTTTAAATGATTTAAAATCATCAATTAAGGAAGCCCGATTAACCTCTCTTCAGATATTTTATGAACTGCTAAAAACAACTGGTTATATGGATGAATTGCTCACCAGAAGTGATTTTGAAGCTAAAAAAGCTACACTTAACTTATCATTAATTTCTGAAATAATCTCTGATTATGAAAATATTATGGGAAAATACGATTTAATTGGTCTATTTAATTATATTTACCGTTCACTTAAGTATTATTCTTGTCCGATTAACGAAGAGGAAGACAATTCAAAAAAAGTTCATATAATGACAGTTCACAAAGCTAAAGGTTTGGAATATCCAGTTGTAATAACTGCATCTATTAAAGATAGAAGTTTTCCATTAAAATTTTCAGCTCAGAGAAAATCGCATATTTATAATAATTATCCGGTTTATCCAACACCTAATAGATTCTTAAAATATAAAATATCCGAAGATAAAGAGCCTTTTGAATTTGATCATGAAGAAGAACGTGTTGTTTATGTAGCCAATACTCGTGCTGAGGAATTATTGATTTTATCAACAGTACTTCCAAGAACAGGTAGTGAGATGCCTATGGTTTTAAGAGATTTTGAAAAGGATTTAGTAAAAATAGAACCATCTGATGTTTTTGACATGAAAAAAATAACTTCTCACATGCTAAGGGATACAAAATTGTTTAACCAAATTGAATTTGAAAACATTCTGGATGATTATCTGGTCTGTCCTTTGAAATACAATCTTGAAAATAACTTGAAGTTTAAAAATCCAAAGAACATTAATAAGTTCATTGATTCAAAGCTTAAAATAATCGTAAATCGATTGCACAATGATAAACTTGTAACTGACTGGGATAG
This window of the Methanobrevibacter sp. V74 genome carries:
- a CDS encoding ATP-dependent DNA helicase: MEKLIVVKKYKLAMATAKVILDLFCRQTKKELVFTIDVFNDPSLTLTLNDIESVHKILFEYIYEDYFVGFEEFLQVDYEFDFTFLGHNPKITNEDIYLIFDSLEVDSIMPSLINQEGDDLILIEDLSPKDKVDVLNLVEGNLNNFINENILNLKLFDSEGNLLSHNLNFQAVKKTDKCIVREIPPLVELDDYQKEAVEYIGKPLLINAGPGAGKTRVIIERVLYLIENGAVPESILVITFTNKAAEELRERFKKDTKLEVNIINKMRISTIHSFCRSILFDFCDIPYNLLKRESERNLFFNKHRTDLGFKGKSFLRNHESGQVLKKYDEYALFEIDSDALIDYIESKYQIDGEYLTYIDEFYKTHPSNQYPSKKEIKSLGFQCDVYKARYLQIAKSYSDWIELMEREHVCDQNYLLVKALKILSNKNNLKQVQYRNVLIDEFQDTDAIQMQIFELLRDISDTFTVVGDEDQSIYSFRAASPQFFNDYSRSDEFENKILVNNYRSTSDIVEFNEKYITEKRVSPKSLKTDNKSKMPVYMLENTRDEEEYKGIAYIIKNLKSSGKISKYSDVCVLFRSHKDKKDILEEFEKEKIPYYLKGINDLIYQDEVKAILALFWYMLPFNPTRIAYYGDGGQWINLSSFTDKYYDSSKIFKLSNKTQEILNDIELKYHANVVNFKNNFKPLVSSSKSVSIMDVVRDYSDEDLEEIFKKVGGVADLSSCSREELKAIGIDDEHDLDFFVSLNDLKSSIKEARLTSLQIFYELLKTTGYMDELLTRSDFEAKKATLNLSLISEIISDYENIMGKYDLIGLFNYIYRSLKYYSCPINEEEDNSKKVHIMTVHKAKGLEYPVVITASIKDRSFPLKFSAQRKSHIYNNYPVYPTPNRFLKYKISEDKEPFEFDHEEERVVYVANTRAEELLILSTVLPRTGSEMPMVLRDFEKDLVKIEPSDVFDMKKITSHMLRDTKLFNQIEFENILDDYLVCPLKYNLENNLKFKNPKNINKFIDSKLKIIVNRLHNDKLVTDWDRESIENLISQVIESYSFASGKGNLKKLFSNFADYWKEYGENFEAVNTSYPVSLEVNGYDINGVIDLIINDGDGVSLVHFIRTRDDMRNYHSFYMELLSYYALALSEREDVCVENLILYVLDEGKLYEEEYVKNEFILEYLSSVVDKISKDKYSKFTTNCHSCEFNGLLCQFEK